One region of Streptomyces capillispiralis genomic DNA includes:
- a CDS encoding NAD(P)/FAD-dependent oxidoreductase — MLEPTYQADVVIVGAGIAGLSAARRLTGAGVTTMVLEAAHEVGGRMTTEKVDGFRLDRIGRLLSTSYPELRLTPGLDGLALSTFAPGVLLHSDGRHHRAGVQPGSRGARGARGALHVVRALASTPRPGAGPRRPVAVPGRQVSAPRSRTGAPLGTAVDQARLGAAFTRLAGTPVERLLARPELPAAEALVARGLPARTIDGFLRPLLAALLCDPDLTTSSRCADLALRAFACGRLCLPEGGAEALPQRLARTLPPGTVRTGVRVTSVSTTSVTTAEHGEFRCGAVLIATGARAAAELLPGLRVPGFHPVTVVHHTTDEPPATGASLLLDADRGGPVAHTAVVSRVDPSRAPAGRTLVTSTVLGPPTPGIDTAVRMHLARLYGVPTTRWETLGVHHTAEAVPAMRPPHDLRRPVRLLAGLYVCGDHRDTGTVQGALHSAHRASAAILADLGLDRPLHSADPLPTARAA; from the coding sequence GTGCTTGAGCCCACGTACCAGGCGGACGTCGTCATCGTGGGAGCCGGGATCGCCGGACTCTCCGCGGCGCGACGACTGACCGGCGCAGGAGTCACCACCATGGTCCTCGAAGCCGCCCATGAGGTGGGCGGCCGCATGACGACCGAGAAGGTCGACGGCTTCCGGCTCGACAGGATCGGGCGGCTGCTGTCCACGTCCTACCCCGAACTACGGCTGACGCCCGGCCTCGACGGACTCGCCCTGAGCACCTTCGCCCCCGGTGTCCTGCTGCACAGCGACGGACGGCACCACCGGGCGGGCGTGCAGCCGGGTTCGAGGGGTGCGCGGGGCGCACGGGGCGCACTCCATGTGGTGCGCGCCCTGGCGAGCACTCCGCGGCCTGGGGCGGGCCCCAGGAGGCCGGTGGCCGTGCCGGGACGGCAGGTGTCGGCGCCCCGCAGCCGCACCGGCGCCCCGCTGGGCACGGCGGTCGACCAGGCCCGCCTGGGCGCCGCGTTCACCCGGCTCGCGGGCACGCCCGTGGAGCGGCTGCTGGCCCGGCCCGAACTGCCCGCGGCCGAGGCGCTGGTGGCCCGGGGCCTGCCCGCCCGCACCATCGACGGCTTCCTGCGTCCGCTGCTCGCCGCCCTGCTGTGCGACCCGGACCTCACCACCTCCAGCCGGTGCGCGGACCTGGCGCTGCGGGCGTTCGCCTGCGGGCGGCTGTGTCTGCCGGAGGGCGGCGCCGAGGCGCTGCCGCAGCGGCTGGCGCGGACGCTGCCGCCGGGCACGGTGCGCACCGGGGTGCGGGTCACCTCCGTGTCGACGACCTCGGTGACCACCGCGGAGCACGGCGAGTTCCGGTGCGGCGCGGTACTGATCGCGACCGGGGCACGGGCCGCCGCCGAGCTGCTGCCCGGCCTGCGGGTGCCGGGCTTCCACCCGGTGACGGTGGTCCACCACACGACCGACGAGCCCCCGGCGACCGGTGCCTCGCTGCTGCTCGACGCCGACCGCGGCGGGCCGGTGGCGCACACGGCGGTCGTCAGCCGGGTCGACCCCTCCCGCGCCCCGGCCGGCCGCACCCTGGTGACGTCGACGGTCCTCGGACCGCCGACACCGGGGATCGACACCGCCGTACGCATGCACCTGGCCCGGCTGTACGGCGTGCCGACCACGCGCTGGGAGACCCTGGGCGTGCACCACACGGCGGAGGCGGTGCCCGCGATGCGGCCGCCGCACGATCTGCGCCGTCCGGTGCGGCTGCTCGCGGGGCTGTACGTGTGCGGCGACCACCGGGACACCGGGACGGTGCAGGGGGCGTTGCACTCGGCGCACCGGGCGTCGGCGGCGATCCTCGCGGACCTGGGCCTGGACCGCCCCCTCCACTCGGCGGACCCGCTCCCCACGGCCCGCGCGGCCTGA
- a CDS encoding TIGR01777 family oxidoreductase — protein sequence MERSRIAVAGASGLIGGALARSLAADGHEVVRLVRGAPRAAGEVRWDPERGSVDADGLAGCDAVVNLAGAGVGNRRWTAAYKARIRAGRVRGTAALAEAMAGLPEEVRPRVFVNGSAIGYYGETGDRTVDEGAPPGEGFLPELCVEWEGAAAPAREAGVRTVFARTGLVVARGGGAWGRLFPLFRAGLGGRLGDGGQYWSFVALHDEVAALRHLLDTEGLSGPFNLTAPHPVTNREVTEAMSRVLRRPAVLAVPAPVLRAVLGELAGDVLGSARVVPARLLESGFRFAFPRIEGAIRAAR from the coding sequence ATGGAACGTTCCCGAATCGCGGTGGCCGGTGCGTCCGGGCTGATCGGTGGCGCCCTGGCGCGGTCCCTGGCGGCGGACGGCCACGAGGTGGTCCGGCTGGTGCGGGGTGCCCCCCGGGCGGCCGGCGAGGTGCGGTGGGACCCGGAGCGGGGGTCCGTGGACGCGGACGGGCTGGCGGGCTGTGACGCCGTGGTCAACCTGGCGGGCGCGGGGGTCGGCAACCGGCGCTGGACGGCGGCGTACAAGGCGCGGATCCGGGCGGGCCGGGTACGGGGCACGGCGGCGCTCGCCGAGGCGATGGCCGGGCTGCCCGAGGAGGTGCGGCCGCGGGTGTTCGTGAACGGCAGCGCGATCGGCTACTACGGCGAGACCGGTGACCGGACGGTCGACGAGGGCGCGCCGCCGGGCGAGGGGTTCCTGCCGGAGCTGTGCGTGGAGTGGGAGGGCGCGGCGGCGCCGGCCCGGGAGGCCGGGGTGCGGACCGTGTTCGCGCGGACCGGGCTGGTGGTGGCCCGCGGGGGCGGGGCGTGGGGGCGGCTCTTCCCGCTGTTCCGGGCGGGTCTGGGCGGCCGGCTGGGCGACGGCGGCCAGTACTGGTCGTTCGTCGCGCTGCACGACGAGGTGGCCGCGCTGCGCCATCTCCTGGACACCGAGGGGCTGTCGGGTCCGTTCAATCTGACGGCTCCGCACCCGGTGACCAATCGTGAGGTCACCGAGGCGATGTCCCGTGTGCTGCGCCGGCCGGCGGTCCTCGCGGTGCCGGCGCCCGTGCTGCGGGCGGTGCTCGGGGAGCTGGCCGGTGACGTGCTGGGCAGCGCCCGGGTGGTGCCGGCGCGGCTGCTGGAGTCGGGCTTCCGGTTCGCGTTCCCCCGGATCGAGGGGGCGATCAGGGCGGCCCGGTGA
- a CDS encoding GNAT family N-acetyltransferase — MPAPLIRIARPDDEGELARLDHETWSPLHAVTPPPQPPYDSFFSAHAGPGDHRVAEHEGRLVGYVRLGFPTELASNAHVRQIRGLAVAPEARGLGVGRALVRAAIEEARERGARRITLRVLGHNTTARTLYESEGFVVEGVQPEEFFLDGAYVDDVLMGRSLL; from the coding sequence ATGCCCGCACCACTCATACGCATCGCCCGTCCCGACGACGAGGGCGAACTGGCCCGTCTCGACCACGAGACCTGGTCCCCGCTGCACGCCGTGACCCCGCCGCCGCAGCCGCCGTACGACTCCTTCTTCTCGGCGCACGCCGGTCCCGGGGACCACCGCGTCGCCGAGCACGAGGGCCGGCTCGTCGGCTACGTCCGCCTCGGCTTCCCCACGGAGCTGGCCTCCAACGCGCACGTGCGGCAGATCCGCGGCCTCGCCGTCGCGCCGGAGGCGCGCGGACTGGGCGTGGGCCGGGCCCTGGTGCGGGCCGCGATCGAGGAGGCGCGGGAGCGCGGCGCCCGCCGGATCACCCTGCGGGTGCTCGGCCACAACACCACCGCCCGCACGCTGTACGAGTCCGAGGGCTTCGTGGTGGAGGGCGTGCAGCCGGAGGAGTTCTTCCTCGACGGCGCCTACGTCGACGACGTCCTGATGGGCCGCTCCCTGCTCTGA
- a CDS encoding MarP family serine protease encodes MDLLDILLLLVVLAYAASGYRRGLLAGCVSLAGFVGGAAVGVWILPWVMDLVTPGTGRATVTAVFTVLLPAVAGHELAGRLALRLRRELDRGPLRVADGIGGAAANAVAVLIVAWVAASVLGASSSPLVTSAIRDSRLLGTVQDVMPDTTPGWFSGATSALTEAGFPQVFNPFENESTAEVAEPSGDSVTAAATRAAQRSTVKVEGAAGSQGREGSGFVYAREHVMTNAHVVAGIDEPTVRVGGVGRAYEARVVLFDPRKDVAVLYVPDLRAPVLRFDDDAGRGEAAVVAGYPQNGDLDLRAATVASRVQARGWNIYNDETVTREIYAIRSTVRPGNSGGPLLTTDGRVYGVVFARSTSDTETGYVLTADEVADDAARAARATAPVDTGELVTS; translated from the coding sequence GTGGACCTGCTCGACATCCTGCTGTTGCTGGTCGTCCTGGCCTACGCGGCGTCCGGTTACCGGCGCGGGCTGCTGGCCGGCTGTGTCTCGCTGGCCGGTTTCGTGGGCGGTGCGGCCGTCGGCGTGTGGATCCTGCCGTGGGTGATGGACCTGGTGACGCCGGGGACCGGCCGGGCCACGGTGACGGCGGTGTTCACGGTGCTGCTGCCGGCGGTGGCGGGCCACGAGCTGGCGGGGCGGCTGGCGCTGCGGCTGCGGCGGGAGCTGGACCGGGGGCCGCTGAGGGTGGCGGACGGGATCGGCGGCGCCGCGGCCAACGCGGTGGCGGTGCTGATCGTGGCGTGGGTGGCGGCGAGCGTGCTGGGCGCGTCCTCGTCGCCGCTGGTGACGTCGGCGATCCGGGACTCACGGCTGCTGGGCACGGTGCAGGACGTGATGCCGGACACCACGCCGGGCTGGTTCTCCGGGGCCACGTCGGCGCTGACGGAGGCGGGTTTCCCGCAGGTGTTCAACCCGTTCGAGAACGAGTCGACGGCCGAGGTCGCCGAGCCGTCCGGGGACAGCGTCACGGCGGCCGCCACCCGGGCCGCCCAGCGCAGCACCGTGAAGGTCGAGGGCGCCGCGGGCAGCCAGGGCCGCGAGGGCAGCGGGTTCGTGTACGCGCGGGAGCACGTGATGACCAACGCCCACGTGGTGGCCGGCATCGACGAGCCGACGGTGCGCGTGGGCGGGGTGGGGCGGGCGTACGAGGCCCGGGTGGTGCTGTTCGACCCGCGCAAGGACGTGGCCGTGCTGTACGTGCCGGACCTGCGGGCTCCGGTGCTGCGCTTCGACGACGACGCCGGGCGCGGCGAGGCGGCGGTCGTCGCGGGCTACCCGCAGAACGGCGACCTGGACCTCCGGGCGGCGACGGTGGCGAGCCGCGTGCAGGCCAGGGGGTGGAACATCTACAACGACGAGACCGTCACCCGCGAGATCTACGCGATCCGCTCCACCGTCCGCCCGGGCAACTCCGGCGGGCCGCTGCTGACCACCGACGGCCGGGTGTACGGCGTGGTGTTCGCGCGCTCGACCTCGGACACCGAGACCGGTTACGTGCTGACGGCGGACGAGGTGGCGGACGACGCCGCGCGCGCGGCGCGGGCGACGGCGCCGGTGGACACCGGGGAGCTGGTGACCTCGTAG
- a CDS encoding peptidoglycan recognition protein family protein, protein MRVPRRPRGARKRRSPRIPGGPGTPGLPRPATASLGCLPGLAAALALVLCAHGVEHAAESAGPAARPAAAHQAPRPPVVPRSVWLGDGARDQPPPRYDDAVVAVFVHHTDSPNGYDCADAPGIIRGLYEGQTLGRHWDDLGYNFVVDRCGTVYEGRAGGTDRAVTGAHTQGFNHRTTGIAALGTFTEGTEVPEEMLRAIAAVSAWKLGTSGTDPRADVRLVSSNGGSRYAAGVTATLPALAGHSDGYMTDCPGAALQARLPYLRTLAARLQGRDTRTQNREDPTPVRNSDTHSDTRNEEQDR, encoded by the coding sequence ATGCGTGTCCCCAGGAGACCGCGCGGAGCGCGGAAGCGCCGCTCCCCCCGGATACCCGGCGGGCCCGGCACCCCGGGCCTGCCCAGGCCCGCCACGGCGTCGCTCGGCTGTCTGCCGGGCCTGGCCGCCGCGCTCGCCCTGGTGCTGTGCGCCCACGGCGTCGAGCACGCCGCCGAGTCCGCCGGCCCCGCCGCCCGGCCGGCGGCCGCCCACCAGGCGCCCCGGCCGCCCGTCGTGCCGCGCTCCGTCTGGCTGGGTGACGGCGCCCGCGACCAGCCGCCCCCGCGCTACGACGACGCGGTGGTCGCCGTCTTCGTCCACCACACCGACTCGCCCAACGGCTACGACTGCGCCGACGCGCCCGGGATCATCCGGGGCCTGTACGAGGGCCAGACCCTCGGCCGCCACTGGGACGACCTCGGCTACAACTTCGTCGTCGACCGCTGCGGCACCGTCTACGAGGGCCGCGCGGGCGGCACCGACCGCGCCGTCACCGGCGCCCACACCCAGGGCTTCAACCACCGCACCACCGGGATCGCCGCCCTCGGCACCTTCACCGAGGGCACCGAGGTGCCGGAGGAGATGCTGAGGGCGATCGCCGCGGTGTCCGCCTGGAAACTCGGCACCTCCGGCACCGACCCGCGCGCCGACGTCCGGCTGGTCTCCAGCAACGGCGGCAGCCGCTACGCGGCCGGCGTCACCGCCACCCTGCCCGCGCTCGCGGGCCACAGCGACGGCTACATGACCGACTGCCCGGGCGCCGCCCTCCAGGCGCGCCTCCCGTACCTCAGGACCCTCGCGGCCCGCCTCCAGGGCCGCGACACCCGGACCCAGAACCGCGAGGACCCCACCCCCGTACGGAACAGCGACACACACAGCGACACACGGAACGAAGAGCAGGACCGATGA
- a CDS encoding DUF4240 domain-containing protein has translation MDETEFWELVDATREDAEGDPEEQADLLVERLVRLDPEAVLDFARHFESRYHRAYRWDLWGAAWVLLDGASDDAFDYFRCWLIGQGREVFEGAVHDPDALAGLLDDFDEEIDGDGEDLGYAADEAYEQLTGTVAPDLALPPAPAEPEGTPLDFENEALLAERYPRLWERFRG, from the coding sequence ATGGACGAGACGGAGTTCTGGGAGCTGGTGGACGCCACCCGGGAGGACGCCGAGGGCGACCCGGAGGAGCAGGCCGACCTGCTCGTGGAGCGGCTCGTGCGGCTGGACCCGGAGGCGGTCCTGGACTTCGCCCGTCACTTCGAGTCCCGCTACCACCGCGCCTACCGCTGGGATCTGTGGGGCGCCGCGTGGGTGCTCCTCGACGGGGCGAGCGACGACGCCTTCGACTACTTCCGGTGCTGGCTGATCGGCCAGGGCCGGGAGGTGTTCGAGGGCGCGGTGCACGACCCGGACGCGCTCGCCGGCCTGCTGGACGACTTCGACGAGGAGATCGACGGCGACGGCGAGGATCTCGGTTACGCGGCGGACGAGGCGTACGAGCAGCTCACCGGCACGGTGGCGCCCGACCTCGCCCTGCCCCCGGCCCCGGCGGAGCCGGAGGGCACGCCGCTCGACTTCGAGAACGAGGCCCTGCTCGCCGAGCGCTACCCGCGGCTCTGGGAGCGGTTCCGCGGCTGA
- a CDS encoding helix-turn-helix transcriptional regulator, whose product MRAARLIKMVLLLQSRPSMTAAELARELEVSERTVTRDAQALSEAGVPVYAERGRIGGYRLVGGYRTRLTGLARGEAEALFLSGVPGALREMGLEDAASAARLKVSAALLPSLRDASRTAAQRFHLDAPNWFRAPETPALLPEVADAVWDDRRITARYRRDDALVERELEPYGLVLKAGVWYLCARVADGGAFRVYRIDRFTAVEAGGERFERAADFELPAFWEERAEQFARSLLRAEVVVRLTAEGARRLPHAVDPLSAREALDGAGGPDGDGWVTVTLPVESEEVAHTQLTALGAEVEVLAPRSLRERFAAQAARLAELYRPR is encoded by the coding sequence ATGCGTGCCGCCCGGTTGATCAAGATGGTGCTGCTGCTGCAGTCCCGGCCCTCCATGACCGCCGCCGAGCTGGCGCGGGAGCTGGAGGTGTCGGAGCGGACGGTCACCCGGGACGCGCAGGCCCTGTCGGAGGCCGGGGTGCCGGTGTACGCGGAGCGGGGGCGGATCGGCGGCTACCGGCTGGTCGGCGGGTACCGCACGCGGCTGACGGGGCTGGCGCGCGGCGAGGCGGAGGCGCTGTTCCTGTCGGGGGTGCCGGGCGCGCTGCGCGAGATGGGACTGGAGGACGCGGCCTCGGCGGCCCGGCTGAAGGTGTCGGCGGCGCTGCTGCCGTCCCTGCGGGACGCCTCCCGCACGGCGGCGCAGCGCTTCCACCTGGACGCCCCGAACTGGTTCCGCGCGCCGGAGACGCCCGCGCTGCTGCCCGAGGTCGCGGACGCGGTGTGGGACGACCGGCGGATCACCGCCCGCTACCGGCGCGACGACGCCCTGGTGGAGCGGGAGTTGGAGCCGTACGGGCTCGTGCTGAAGGCGGGCGTCTGGTACCTGTGCGCGCGGGTGGCGGACGGCGGGGCCTTCCGGGTGTACCGGATCGACCGGTTCACGGCCGTGGAGGCCGGCGGGGAGCGCTTCGAGCGGGCGGCGGACTTCGAGCTGCCGGCGTTCTGGGAGGAGCGGGCGGAGCAGTTCGCGCGGTCCCTCCTGCGGGCGGAGGTCGTGGTGCGGCTGACGGCGGAGGGCGCGCGCCGGCTGCCGCACGCCGTGGATCCGCTGTCGGCGCGGGAGGCGCTGGACGGGGCGGGCGGGCCGGACGGGGACGGGTGGGTGACGGTGACCCTGCCGGTGGAGTCCGAGGAGGTCGCGCACACGCAGCTGACGGCGCTGGGGGCGGAGGTGGAGGTGCTGGCGCCGCGGAGCCTGCGGGAGCGGTTCGCGGCGCAGGCGGCGCGGCTGGCGGAGCTGTACCGGCCGCGGTAG
- the aceE gene encoding pyruvate dehydrogenase (acetyl-transferring), homodimeric type, with product MTDPNAIQPSELDQLPDRDPEETAEWQASLDAVTKAAGPHRAAYLMRRTLERAEGAGIALPKLLETDYVNTIPTPAEPVVDGDEEMEHRITAWNRWNAAAMVTRGSKYGVGGHIATFASAAWLYETGFNHFFRGKERDGSGDQLYIQGHASPGIYARAFLDGRISEQHLDNFRREAGGNGLPSYPHPRRLPWLWEFPTVSMGLGPISAIYQARFNRYLTSRGIKDVSESHVWAFLGDGEMDEPESTTALTLASREQLDNLTFVINCNLQRLDGPVRANFKIVQELEAQFRGAGWNVVKTLWGTAWDELFQLDTTGALVRRLREVPDAQVQTYQTRDAAYIREDFFGKDPALVEMAKLLSDDKILECFHVSRGGHEARKVYAAYKAALAHKGAPTVILAQTVKGHTLGEGFASKNANHQMKKLTVDEFKAMRDRLGLPIKDSDFVDGVVPYGHPGADSPEVRYLQERRAALGGPAPARRVHPVAPLPQPADKAFAAFDKGSGSQNVATTMAFVRLVKDLVRDKETGKRWVPIVPDEARTFGMESLFPSLGIYSPMGQTYEPVDRDQLMYYKEAKNGQIFNEGITEAGAMAEFIAASTSYATHGETMIPFYIYYSMFGWQRTGDQMWQLGDQLGRGFLVGATAGRTTLTGEGLQHADGHSPVIAATNPAALTYDPAFAYEIGVIVKEGLRRMFGEAKPDEDQNVFYYLTVYNEPLPQPAKPSAAGVDEGIVKGLYRFNTAESAGLTPVANAPRIQLLGSGTAIHWALKAQRMLSEEWGVAADVWSATSWTELRRDAMEADEALLRGEDRVPFVRQALQGAEGPVLAVSDYMRQVPDQIAQWVEQDYSSLGADGFGLSDTRDAARRHFGVDAESIVVAALAQLARRGEVQAASVKEAREKYGL from the coding sequence ATGACCGACCCCAACGCCATCCAGCCGAGCGAGCTCGACCAGCTCCCGGACCGCGACCCCGAGGAGACCGCCGAGTGGCAGGCCTCCCTGGACGCCGTCACCAAGGCGGCCGGGCCGCACCGTGCCGCGTACCTGATGCGCCGCACGCTGGAGCGCGCCGAGGGCGCCGGCATCGCGCTGCCGAAGCTCCTCGAGACCGACTACGTCAACACCATCCCCACCCCCGCCGAGCCCGTCGTGGACGGCGACGAGGAGATGGAACACCGGATCACCGCCTGGAACCGCTGGAACGCGGCGGCCATGGTGACCCGCGGCAGCAAATACGGCGTCGGCGGCCACATCGCCACCTTCGCCTCCGCCGCCTGGCTGTACGAGACCGGCTTCAACCACTTCTTCCGCGGCAAGGAGCGTGACGGCTCCGGCGACCAGCTCTACATCCAGGGCCACGCCTCCCCCGGCATCTACGCCCGCGCCTTCCTCGACGGCCGGATCAGCGAGCAGCACCTGGACAACTTCCGCCGCGAGGCGGGCGGCAACGGCCTGCCGTCGTACCCGCACCCGCGGCGCCTGCCCTGGCTGTGGGAGTTCCCGACCGTCTCCATGGGCCTCGGCCCGATCTCCGCGATCTACCAGGCGCGCTTCAACCGCTACCTGACCAGCCGCGGCATCAAGGACGTCTCCGAGTCGCACGTGTGGGCGTTCCTCGGCGACGGCGAGATGGACGAGCCCGAGTCGACGACCGCGCTCACCCTCGCCTCCCGCGAGCAGCTGGACAACCTGACCTTCGTCATCAACTGCAACCTGCAGCGCCTCGACGGTCCGGTCCGCGCCAACTTCAAGATCGTGCAGGAGCTGGAGGCCCAGTTCCGCGGCGCCGGCTGGAACGTCGTCAAGACCCTGTGGGGCACCGCCTGGGACGAGCTGTTCCAGCTCGACACCACGGGCGCGCTGGTCCGCCGGCTGCGCGAGGTACCGGACGCGCAGGTGCAGACGTACCAGACGCGCGACGCCGCCTACATCCGCGAGGACTTCTTCGGCAAGGACCCGGCGCTCGTCGAGATGGCGAAGCTGCTGAGCGACGACAAGATCCTCGAGTGCTTCCACGTCTCGCGCGGCGGCCACGAGGCCCGCAAGGTCTACGCCGCCTACAAGGCCGCGCTCGCCCACAAGGGCGCGCCGACCGTGATCCTCGCGCAGACCGTCAAGGGCCACACCCTCGGTGAGGGTTTTGCCTCGAAGAACGCCAACCACCAGATGAAGAAGCTGACGGTGGACGAGTTCAAGGCGATGCGCGACCGCCTGGGCCTGCCGATCAAGGACAGCGACTTCGTCGACGGCGTGGTCCCCTACGGCCACCCGGGCGCCGACTCCCCCGAGGTCCGCTACCTCCAGGAGCGCCGCGCCGCCCTGGGCGGTCCGGCCCCGGCCCGCCGCGTCCACCCGGTCGCGCCGCTGCCGCAGCCCGCCGACAAGGCGTTCGCCGCCTTCGACAAGGGCTCCGGCTCGCAGAACGTGGCGACCACCATGGCGTTCGTCCGCCTGGTCAAGGATCTGGTCCGCGACAAGGAGACCGGGAAGCGCTGGGTGCCGATCGTCCCCGACGAGGCGCGCACCTTCGGCATGGAGAGCCTCTTCCCGTCCCTCGGCATCTACTCGCCGATGGGCCAGACGTACGAGCCGGTCGACCGCGACCAGCTGATGTACTACAAGGAAGCCAAGAACGGTCAGATCTTCAACGAGGGGATCACCGAGGCCGGCGCCATGGCCGAGTTCATCGCCGCCTCGACGTCGTACGCGACGCACGGCGAGACGATGATCCCGTTCTACATCTACTACTCGATGTTCGGCTGGCAGCGCACCGGCGACCAGATGTGGCAGCTCGGCGACCAGCTCGGCCGCGGCTTCCTGGTCGGCGCCACGGCCGGCCGCACCACGCTGACGGGCGAGGGCCTGCAGCACGCCGACGGCCACTCGCCGGTCATCGCCGCGACCAACCCGGCGGCCCTGACGTACGACCCGGCGTTCGCGTACGAGATCGGCGTCATCGTCAAGGAGGGTCTGCGCCGGATGTTCGGCGAGGCGAAGCCGGACGAGGACCAGAACGTCTTCTACTACCTGACGGTCTACAACGAGCCGCTGCCGCAGCCCGCCAAGCCGTCGGCGGCCGGTGTCGACGAGGGCATCGTCAAGGGCCTGTACCGCTTCAACACGGCGGAGTCGGCGGGCCTGACCCCGGTGGCGAACGCGCCGCGGATCCAGCTGCTGGGCTCCGGCACGGCGATCCACTGGGCGCTGAAGGCGCAGCGGATGCTGTCCGAGGAGTGGGGCGTGGCCGCCGACGTGTGGTCCGCCACCTCGTGGACGGAGCTGCGCCGGGACGCCATGGAGGCGGACGAGGCGCTGCTGCGCGGCGAGGACCGGGTGCCGTTCGTCCGGCAGGCGCTCCAGGGCGCCGAGGGTCCGGTGCTGGCGGTCTCCGACTACATGCGCCAGGTCCCGGACCAGATCGCGCAGTGGGTCGAGCAGGACTACTCGTCGCTGGGCGCCGACGGCTTCGGTCTGTCGGACACCCGTGACGCGGCCCGCCGCCACTTCGGTGTCGACGCCGAGTCCATCGTCGTCGCGGCCCTGGCGCAGCTCGCCCGGCGCGGCGAGGTCCAGGCGGCGTCCGTGAAGGAAGCGCGCGAGAAGTACGGCCTGTAG
- a CDS encoding GntR family transcriptional regulator: MTAPVVHSLREQIREHILEGIISGRWKPGERIVERRIATELEVSQTPVREALRELESLRLIESAPNKGVRVRNLTAADLEESYPVRAGLEAIAAELAAARLAEDCSALEPHVAALYEADRLSDGTGQVRHTVAFHRELVRAAGNSVLLHTWEGLGIEVFTALSIRWLGTVQQSYAEEHEELVAAFRRRDPRIAELVKAHVLGCAPRA, encoded by the coding sequence ATGACCGCGCCCGTCGTCCACTCGCTGCGCGAACAGATCCGCGAGCACATCCTGGAAGGGATCATCAGCGGACGCTGGAAGCCGGGCGAGCGGATCGTGGAGCGGCGGATCGCGACCGAGCTGGAGGTCAGCCAGACGCCGGTGCGGGAGGCGCTGCGCGAGCTGGAGTCGCTGCGGCTGATCGAGTCGGCGCCCAACAAGGGCGTACGGGTGCGGAACCTGACGGCCGCCGACCTGGAGGAGAGCTACCCGGTCCGGGCGGGCCTGGAGGCGATCGCGGCGGAGCTGGCGGCGGCGCGGCTGGCGGAGGACTGCTCGGCCCTGGAACCGCACGTCGCGGCGCTGTACGAGGCGGACCGGCTGTCCGACGGGACGGGCCAGGTGCGGCACACCGTGGCGTTCCACCGGGAGCTGGTGCGGGCGGCCGGCAACTCGGTGCTGCTGCACACCTGGGAGGGGCTGGGGATCGAGGTGTTCACGGCCCTGTCGATACGGTGGCTGGGGACGGTGCAGCAGTCGTACGCCGAGGAGCACGAGGAGCTGGTGGCGGCGTTCCGCCGGCGGGACCCGCGGATCGCGGAACTGGTGAAGGCGCATGTGCTGGGGTGCGCGCCGCGGGCGTAG